The following nucleotide sequence is from Solanum dulcamara chromosome 7, daSolDulc1.2, whole genome shotgun sequence.
ATTAGTGTTTTCAACTTTTCATTATGAACCTTAGGAGACCTATATATACATGGAATTCACAAACGTTTCTCCTCATCACACaagtttcttaatttcttttattttaaaaaaaattgtattatgACCTAATAAATCCAATGGCTTTCAAGAAAACATTACCCCAGAGTATTTTTAGTGCATACAAATTTAGTGCTCCATCTCTAACAACATGTCGTATTGCTTCTTCAACCATGGTGGAGGCAAAATACCCCGTTTATTCTTCTAGTCATGATAAAATTACATCCTCGCTGGATATCCGAGGGTCACTACCCACGGGAGAAAAACTCCATGAGAAATTACGTGGGATGGACGTTATTATGAGAGATAGGATGAGATTAATGAATGGACCACTCTTGTATCCACGGACCCCACTACTCCAATCAGAGTCATATGATGTGAGGTCCGTGGCAGATGCGAGAAAGATTTTAAGGTTGTCAcaatttgagattttgaaattGAGGCTAAGAAAAATCGAAAAGAGTTGGATTTTGTTCGCTGAGTTTATCGAAATTTGTAAGGAAACATGTTCGGATGATGATCAAGGCTTGGAGTTTGCTAAGAAGCTTGATGAATCAGGAGATGTTATTGTTTTGGGAAATCTTGTTTTTCTGAGGCCTGATCAGGTTGattttatttatcttcttaaTTAATATTGTTATATCTTGTGCTCATGAACACGATGGAAAATATTGTTACTAAT
It contains:
- the LOC129894831 gene encoding calcium uniporter protein 2, mitochondrial-like translates to MAFKKTLPQSIFSAYKFSAPSLTTCRIASSTMVEAKYPVYSSSHDKITSSLDIRGSLPTGEKLHEKLRGMDVIMRDRMRLMNGPLLYPRTPLLQSESYDVRSVADARKILRLSQFEILKLRLRKIEKSWILFAEFIEICKETCSDDDQGLEFAKKLDESGDVIVLGNLVFLRPDQVVQAMKELMPMHRPNHDNKETMKELQQMEEQKTIIDKKAELLVRKEMWFGLGCLVIQTTAFMRFTFWDLTWDVMEPICFYLTSTYFMAAYFFFLKTSKEPSFDGFFQARFTTKQKRLIKVHNFDLQRYNELRRAHYPQSSPINW